One region of Desmodus rotundus isolate HL8 chromosome 11, HLdesRot8A.1, whole genome shotgun sequence genomic DNA includes:
- the PGC gene encoding gastricsin, whose product MKWMVVVLLCLQLLEAKVVKIPLKKFKSVRETMKEKGLLEEFLKTHKYDPVQKYHFSDFSVAREPMAYMDASYFGEISIGTPPQNFLVLFDTGSSNLWVPSVYCQSQACTGHNRFDPRRSSTYSTHGQTFSLQYGSGSLTGFFGYDTMTVQSIQVPNQEFGLSENEPGTNFVYAQFDGIMGMAYPALATGGATTALQGMLQKGALTSPVFSFYLSNQQGSQNGGAVVFGGVDNSLYRGQIHWAPVTHELYWQIGVEEFLIDGKASGWCSQGCQAIVDTGTSLLTMPQQYVSTLLQATGAQEDQYGQFLVNCNDIQNLPTFTFIINGVHFPLPPSSYILNDNGYCIMGVQPTYLPSQDGQPLWILGDVFLRSYYSVYDMGNNRVGFATAA is encoded by the exons ATGAAGTGGATGGTGGTGGTCCTGCTCTGTCTCCAGCTCCTGGAGGCGAAGGTGGTCAA AATCCCCCTGAAGAAATTCAAGTCCGTCCGCGAAACCATGAAGGAGAAGGGCTTACTGGAGGAGTTCCTGAAGACCCACAAGTACGACCCTGTTCAGAAGTACCATTTTAGTGACTTCAGCGTGGCCCGTGAGCCCATGGCCTACATGGAT gcttcctACTTCGGTGAGATCAGCATCGGGACCCCGCCTCAGAACTTCCTGGTTCTTTTTGATACCGGCTCTTCCAACCTGTGGGTGCCCTCTGTGTACTGCCAGAGCCAGGCCTGCA CTGGACACAACCGCTTCGACCCCAGGCGGTCCTCCACCTACTCCACCCACGGGCAGACCTTCTCCCTGCAGTACGGCAGTGGCAGCCTCACTGGCTTCTTTGGCTACGACACTATGACG GTCCAGAGTATCCAGGTCCCCAACCAGGAGTTCGGCCTGAGTGAGAATGAGCCGGGTACCAATTTCGTCTACGCTCAGTTTGACGGCATCATGGGCATGGCCTACCCAGCCCTGGCCACGGGTGGGGCGACCACGGCCCTGCAGGGCATGCTGCAGAAGGGTGCCCTCACCAGCCCGGTCTTCAGCTTCTACCTCAGCAA CCAGCAGGGTTCTCAGAATGGAGGGGCAGTCGTCTTCGGGGGTGTGGACAACAGCTTGTACAGGGGGCAGATCCACTGGGCTCCAGTCACCCATGAGCTCTACTGGCAGATTGGCGTCGAGGA GTTCCTCATTGACGGCAAGGCCTCCGGCTGGTGCTCCCAGGGCTGCCAGGCCATCGTGGACACAGGCACTTCTCTGCTCACCATGCCCCAGCAGTACGTGAGCACCCTTCTGCAGGCCACGGGGGCCCAGGAGGACCAGTATGGACAG TTTCTTGTGAACTGTAATGACATCCAGAACCTGCCCACCTTCACCTTCATCATCAACGGGGTGCATTTCCCTCTGCCGCCCTCCTCCTACATCCTCAAC GACAATGGCTACTGCATCATGGGGGTCCAGCCCACCTACCTGCCCTCCCAGGACGGCCAGCCCCTCTGGATCCTCGGGGACGTCTTCCTCAGGTCCTACTATTCCGTCTACGACATGGGCAACAACAGGGTGGGCTTCGCCACTGCCGCCTAG